The genomic interval AAACATTAATTCAATATGTTGCTAATCAGTTATCTACTAACTTAGAAGGACTTACAGTTAACATCAAACAAGTTCCAAAAGAGCAAAGACTTGATTTAGATTCAAATATGCAATACGAGCTTCAACTTTCTAGATGGGGTCCTGATTTCCTTGATCCATTTACATTCATGAATCTATGGGTTACAGATGGAGGAAACAATAAAACTGGATATTCTAATAAAGAATACGATCAGTTAGTTGGCGATACTGCAACAAAATATGCAACAGATAATGTTGCTCGTTATGACAACTTCCTAAAAGCAGAAAAACTTTTATTTGAAGATGCACCAATTGCACCGGTTTACCAAGCGTCTAGAGCACAATTAGTTTCACCAAAAGTTCAAGGCGTGTTCGTAAATCCATTCGGAGCAACTTATGAGTATAAGTGGGCTGATGTAGGGGAATAAGAAAAACGTTCTTTTTAAAAAGCAGGAATGTACCGAAATGGTATATTCCTGCTTTTTTATTCATGGAAACATCTCAAATGAATTGTATTTTCAAATGTAAGGAGGGGGATTTCATCTTAAATTAGTGTGACTATCTTTTCTCCGTTAAATAATTATCAACTTCAAGTAGATTTATTCAAATCACTAATATTCATATTCAAATTGACTGGCCACCAAGACCTGCTTATCCAACTTATGAAGCAATACCACTTGATCAATTTGAAGCACAAGCAGAAAGATACAACCAATTATTTAACTTGTATGAGAGACTAGATGACAAGATTAGTAGTGTGACCTTCTGGGGCATCGCAGACAACCATACTTGGTTAAATGATCGTGCCGAGCAGTACAATGATGGAGTCGGTGTTGACGCGCCATTTGTATTTGATACTAACTATCAAGTAAAACCTGCTTACTGGGCCATTATGGATTAAAGAAAAAGCAACACCAAGAAGCTGGATTTCAAGCCTCTTGGTGTTGCCTCCTACCTACTCTATTAAAAGGAATTTATGCTTCTTTCATTACTCGCATAAACTCCTCATAAGTGTTCGCTTTTAAAATCTTATGAACACTCGTATGATCTTCAATAAATTTCCCGAGAACATCATACATTTCTTGCAAGTCTTCCTGGCTATTCTTTTTCACACATAATAAGAAGACAATTTGCACTGTGTTATTATTCCAATTTATTGGTTTTTCTAAAGTACAAACGCATAAAAATGTTTTTTCTGTTTGTGGAGTAATTGGATGCGGGATTGCAACCAAATTTCCATAAGAAGTTGGAGCTACTTTTTCCCGTTCATATACGGCATCTAGAAATGCATTACCCACTAAACCTTGCTCCATTAATTGTGCATGCAAAAAGGTTAAGACTTCTTCTTGTGTTTGAAATCTTTTCTTTAAAAAGACGAGGTCTTGAAGGAAAAATGATTCAATTGGCTGGTGATTATTTTGCTTTAGTATAAATTTTTCAATAGCTTTTAAATCACTTTCCTTGAGTATCGCATTTACCTCTATTACAGGTACAGCAAAGCTATCTTTAATCGGAATAGAGCTTACAATAAAATCAATCTCATTTAAATTATATTGATCAAGCATATAATACTCGGTAGTTCCAATCACCTCTAAATTACTTCCAAAATAAGATTTTAATTTATAATAAATTAACTGAGCTGTTCCTAAACCAGAAGCACATACAACCAGACAGCGCTTCGGACCAGA from Niallia sp. FSL W8-0635 carries:
- a CDS encoding endo-1,4-beta-xylanase — protein: MTNIHIQIDWPPRPAYPTYEAIPLDQFEAQAERYNQLFNLYERLDDKISSVTFWGIADNHTWLNDRAEQYNDGVGVDAPFVFDTNYQVKPAYWAIMD